One genomic region from Anabaena sp. PCC 7108 encodes:
- a CDS encoding serine/threonine-protein kinase codes for MSDPNIGRLLSNRYQLQELIGTGAMGRVYRAKDILLGGVPVAIKFLALSMQNEKMRLQERFEREAKTCALLGQKSIHIVRVMDYGVDENQTPYYVMEYLQGQSLSTEIRSQNMPLSRFLSMARQICLGLQCAHNGIPVDGVICPIIHRDIKPSNMLVIQDASFGELVKVLDFGIAKLIMSDSDQTKFYLGTLAYSSPEQIEGKELDNRSDIYSLGVMMFEMLTAKMPLMASTQTFGAWYQTHLFQKPLSFAEVKPTLKIPKPVEDLVMSCLAKKASDRPQSINHILAVLVAAEQEEKIRKKNSQNIPLVNQSFTTHTNIEKQTKPEKRLAPAIDKKNQTELGLSPISDEIARLASWPSNKPIADIFFPQTIHNHGEALPALWVMLPEQEIRKRLVCTRYNQFLFISLPHPMLLWITVIYNRKHGAKWLPYYINLKTTFGQEIVRLLQYKGNYRLLFFARETPSRCTHVLSSNIASIQCQRLQEWLQMSKISTLSGDSQYSKELLKKEYEKIKPLILAKLEAMDTDSPFDLSG; via the coding sequence ATGTCAGACCCCAACATTGGTCGTTTACTTAGCAACCGTTATCAGCTTCAAGAGCTAATTGGCACTGGAGCAATGGGACGAGTGTATCGTGCTAAGGATATTTTGTTGGGAGGTGTACCCGTTGCCATTAAGTTTCTCGCTTTATCCATGCAAAACGAAAAAATGCGTTTGCAAGAACGTTTTGAGCGAGAAGCAAAAACCTGTGCTTTACTAGGTCAAAAAAGCATTCATATTGTCCGTGTAATGGACTATGGAGTAGATGAAAATCAAACTCCATACTACGTAATGGAATACTTGCAAGGACAAAGCCTCAGTACTGAAATCCGCAGCCAAAATATGCCTTTATCTAGATTCCTCAGTATGGCTCGGCAAATTTGTCTAGGCTTACAGTGCGCTCACAATGGTATCCCCGTCGATGGAGTAATTTGCCCAATTATTCATCGTGATATTAAGCCCAGCAATATGCTGGTGATTCAAGATGCCAGTTTTGGGGAATTAGTCAAGGTGTTAGACTTTGGAATTGCTAAGTTAATCATGTCGGATAGTGATCAGACGAAATTCTATTTGGGTACTCTGGCTTATTCTTCTCCAGAACAAATTGAGGGTAAGGAATTAGATAATCGTTCGGATATTTATAGTTTGGGTGTGATGATGTTTGAAATGCTCACAGCTAAAATGCCACTGATGGCATCAACTCAGACGTTTGGAGCATGGTATCAAACTCATCTGTTTCAAAAACCACTATCATTTGCTGAAGTTAAGCCGACATTAAAAATACCAAAGCCAGTTGAAGATTTGGTGATGAGTTGTTTAGCCAAGAAAGCCAGCGATCGCCCTCAAAGTATTAATCATATCCTCGCTGTCTTAGTAGCCGCAGAACAGGAGGAGAAGATCCGTAAAAAGAATAGTCAAAATATTCCTTTAGTCAATCAAAGTTTCACAACTCATACCAATATTGAAAAACAGACAAAACCTGAAAAGCGCCTAGCCCCAGCAATTGACAAAAAAAACCAAACTGAACTAGGTTTATCCCCCATCAGCGATGAGATTGCTCGTCTCGCTTCTTGGCCTTCAAATAAACCAATCGCTGATATTTTTTTTCCCCAAACTATCCATAACCATGGCGAAGCTTTACCAGCCTTGTGGGTAATGCTACCTGAACAAGAAATTCGCAAGCGCTTAGTCTGTACCCGCTACAATCAATTTCTGTTCATTTCTCTACCTCATCCCATGCTGTTGTGGATTACAGTCATCTATAACCGCAAACATGGAGCTAAATGGTTACCTTACTACATTAATCTCAAAACCACCTTTGGCCAGGAGATCGTCCGCTTACTGCAATATAAAGGTAATTATCGCTTGTTATTCTTTGCACGAGAAACACCCAGTCGCTGTACTCATGTTCTATCTTCCAATATTGCCTCTATTCAATGTCAGCGACTGCAAGAGTGGCTGCAAATGAGCAAGATATCGACATTATCTGGGGACTCACAATACAGTAAGGAACTACTGAAAAAAGAATATGAAAAGATTAAACCGCTAATCTTAGCCAAATTAGAAGCAATGGATACTGATTCACCATTTGACTTGTCTGGTTAA
- a CDS encoding NblA/ycf18 family protein, giving the protein MNQPVELSLEQQFNIRSFATQVQHMSHEQAQDFLVKLYEQMVVREATYKELLKHQWGLDPGSTMA; this is encoded by the coding sequence ATGAATCAACCAGTTGAGCTTTCCTTAGAACAGCAATTTAATATCCGCTCATTTGCTACTCAAGTACAGCACATGAGCCACGAACAAGCCCAAGACTTTTTAGTTAAGCTGTATGAGCAAATGGTTGTGCGGGAGGCAACCTATAAAGAACTTCTCAAGCATCAGTGGGGACTAGATCCAGGCTCCACTATGGCATAG
- a CDS encoding Stp1/IreP family PP2C-type Ser/Thr phosphatase, translating into MKLNFTGCTDPGLIRSNNQDAYHIDPEGRFFIVADGMGGHAGGEEASRIATQEIEAYLTANWQSSQSSPELLEQALLAANAAILQDQQNHPERSDMGTTAVVVLFRRQEQPLCAHIGDSRLYRFRDSQLQQITEDHTWIARAIKMGDLSVDEARLHPYRHVLSRCLGREDVHHVDVQPLELQVGDRLLLCSDGLTEELVDQKISSYLKDTPWLDKAAFSLVEAAKEEGGHDNITIVIVAVEENS; encoded by the coding sequence ATGAAACTTAACTTTACCGGTTGTACCGATCCGGGACTTATTCGTTCTAATAATCAAGATGCTTACCACATAGACCCAGAAGGACGATTTTTCATAGTTGCTGATGGTATGGGTGGTCATGCAGGAGGTGAAGAAGCTAGTCGCATTGCTACCCAGGAAATAGAGGCTTATTTGACAGCAAATTGGCAGTCTTCTCAATCGTCACCAGAATTATTAGAGCAGGCTTTGTTAGCAGCGAATGCAGCTATTTTGCAAGATCAGCAAAATCACCCGGAACGATCTGATATGGGGACAACTGCTGTAGTCGTACTTTTCCGTCGACAAGAACAGCCTCTGTGCGCCCACATTGGTGATTCACGACTATACCGCTTTCGTGACTCGCAACTGCAACAAATCACAGAAGACCATACTTGGATAGCCAGAGCCATAAAAATGGGTGATCTCTCTGTCGATGAGGCTAGGTTGCATCCCTATCGCCATGTTTTATCCCGCTGTTTGGGGCGTGAAGATGTGCATCATGTTGATGTGCAACCACTAGAACTACAAGTTGGCGATCGCTTGTTGTTATGTAGTGATGGACTAACTGAGGAACTCGTTGACCAAAAAATTTCTAGCTACCTCAAAGATACACCCTGGCTAGATAAAGCAGCCTTCTCTTTGGTTGAAGCTGCTAAGGAAGAAGGTGGTCATGACAACATCACTATTGTCATTGTCGCTGTCGAGGAAAATTCTTAA